The following proteins come from a genomic window of Campylobacter coli 76339:
- a CDS encoding Histidinol-phosphatase / Imidazoleglycerol-phosphate dehydratase — protein MSEKILFIDRDGTIIEEPKSDFQIDSLEKLRFEKGAIPTLLKLKNFGFKFVLVSNQDGLGTQSFPKEDFEIAHQKMLDILQSCGIEFKDIFICPHFENENCECRKPKTALLDEYIKHNLYNKEQSFVIGDRDTDMILASNLGVRGLKYSENLTWKEIEEEILNSFRTASISRITKETNIHVKVCLNGGKIAINTGVPFFDHMLEQIAVHGGIGLEISCKGDLEIDEHHSVEDVALALGSAIRQALGDKIGITRYGFVLPMDECLASCAIDFCNRPHLVYKAKFKKEKLGELSTEMIEHFFYSLSYSMGASLHLKVKGKNDHHKAEGLFKAFAKALKIAVKIESENLASSKGVI, from the coding sequence ATGAGTGAAAAAATCCTTTTTATCGATAGAGATGGCACCATCATAGAAGAACCAAAGAGCGATTTTCAAATCGATAGCCTTGAAAAACTTCGTTTTGAAAAAGGTGCTATCCCTACTCTTTTAAAACTTAAAAATTTTGGCTTTAAATTTGTGCTTGTTTCTAATCAAGATGGCCTTGGGACTCAAAGCTTTCCTAAAGAAGATTTTGAAATAGCACATCAAAAAATGTTAGATATTTTACAAAGCTGTGGCATAGAATTTAAAGATATTTTCATTTGTCCACATTTTGAAAATGAAAATTGCGAGTGCAGAAAGCCAAAAACTGCCCTTTTAGATGAGTATATCAAGCACAATCTTTACAATAAAGAACAAAGCTTTGTGATCGGCGATCGGGATACTGATATGATCCTAGCTTCAAATTTAGGTGTTCGTGGGTTAAAATACAGCGAGAATTTGACTTGGAAAGAGATAGAAGAAGAAATTCTAAATTCCTTTCGCACCGCAAGCATTTCGCGTATCACTAAAGAAACCAATATCCATGTAAAAGTATGTTTAAATGGTGGAAAGATTGCTATTAATACAGGAGTTCCTTTTTTCGATCATATGCTCGAGCAAATCGCAGTACATGGGGGCATAGGACTTGAAATTTCTTGCAAGGGTGATTTAGAAATCGATGAGCATCATAGCGTTGAAGATGTTGCTTTAGCTTTAGGAAGTGCCATAAGACAAGCTTTAGGAGATAAGATAGGCATCACAAGATATGGCTTTGTCTTACCTATGGATGAGTGTTTGGCAAGTTGTGCAATCGATTTTTGCAACCGTCCGCATTTAGTTTATAAAGCCAAATTTAAAAAGGAAAAATTAGGCGAATTAAGTACTGAAATGATAGAACACTTTTTTTACTCGCTAAGCTACTCAATGGGAGCGAGTTTACACTTAAAGGTTAAAGGTAAAAACGATCATCACAAAGCCGAAGGGCTTTTTAAAGCTTTTGCAAAAGCCTTGAAAATAGCTGTAAAAATAGAAAGTGAAAATTTAGCCAGCTCTAAAGGGGTAATATGA
- a CDS encoding Histidinol dehydrogenase, producing MQIINFNELDEKQKQEVLKRPAIAAKDEISQIVSSIIKEVREKGDEALIEQAFKFDKAQISSIKVSEEELENASSRLDKDLKEAILIAYENIKKFHEAQIPKEVAIETTKGVKCEVLTRPIEKVGLYIPGGLAPLFSTVLMLAIPAKIAQCEKIVLASPAKINDATLFCAKLCGVDEIYQMGGAGAIAALAYGTKSVLKVDKIFGPGNAFVTEAKRQVSSDINGAAIDMQAGPSEVLVIADEKANVKFVASDLLSQAEHGADSQVILVCLSKEFAQSASDEVSRQLENLPRKELASKSIANSKIIIAKDLDEALLISNLYAPEHLIIQTQNPRELLDKVKHAGSVFLGELSPESMGDYASGTNHVLPTYGLTKTHSSLGLADFSKRMSVQELSKEGFLNLGKSVEILAANEHLDAHKNAVTFRLESLK from the coding sequence ATGCAAATAATAAATTTTAACGAGTTAGACGAAAAACAAAAACAAGAAGTATTAAAACGCCCTGCAATAGCAGCAAAAGATGAAATTTCACAGATAGTAAGTTCTATCATCAAAGAAGTAAGAGAAAAAGGCGATGAAGCTTTGATAGAACAAGCTTTCAAATTTGATAAAGCTCAAATTTCAAGTATCAAAGTAAGCGAAGAAGAACTTGAAAACGCAAGCTCACGCTTAGATAAAGACTTAAAAGAAGCAATTTTAATCGCTTATGAAAATATCAAAAAATTCCACGAGGCGCAAATTCCAAAAGAAGTAGCCATTGAAACCACCAAAGGTGTAAAATGCGAAGTTTTAACACGCCCTATTGAAAAAGTAGGACTTTATATACCAGGAGGTTTGGCACCTTTATTTTCAACGGTTTTAATGCTAGCAATTCCTGCAAAAATAGCTCAATGTGAAAAAATCGTTTTGGCAAGCCCTGCAAAAATAAACGATGCTACGCTTTTTTGCGCTAAGCTTTGCGGAGTAGATGAAATTTATCAAATGGGCGGTGCAGGAGCTATAGCAGCGCTAGCTTATGGAACTAAAAGCGTTTTAAAAGTAGATAAAATCTTTGGGCCAGGTAATGCCTTTGTTACTGAAGCTAAACGCCAAGTAAGCAGTGATATAAACGGAGCTGCTATAGATATGCAAGCAGGACCTAGTGAAGTTTTAGTCATAGCAGATGAGAAAGCAAATGTTAAATTTGTAGCAAGCGACTTACTTTCACAAGCTGAACACGGTGCAGATTCTCAAGTGATTTTGGTATGCTTAAGCAAAGAATTTGCACAAAGCGCGAGCGATGAAGTAAGCCGTCAGCTTGAAAATTTACCGAGAAAAGAATTAGCGTCTAAAAGCATTGCAAATTCTAAAATCATCATTGCAAAAGACTTAGATGAAGCTCTTTTGATCTCAAATCTTTACGCGCCTGAGCACTTAATCATACAAACACAAAATCCTCGTGAGCTTTTAGATAAAGTCAAACACGCTGGATCTGTATTTTTAGGTGAGTTAAGCCCAGAATCCATGGGGGATTATGCAAGTGGGACAAATCATGTCTTGCCAACTTATGGACTTACTAAAACGCATTCTAGCTTGGGCTTGGCTGATTTTAGCAAAAGAATGAGCGTGCAAGAACTTAGCAAAGAAGGCTTTTTAAATTTAGGAAAAAGTGTTGAAATTTTAGCTGCAAATGAACATTTAGACGCACATAAAAATGCAGTAACTTTTCGCTTAGAAAGTCTAAAATGA
- a CDS encoding ATP phosphoribosyltransferase encodes MQENSRLRIAIQKSGRLSKESIELLNKCGIKMHIHEQSLIAFSTNLPIDILRVRDDDIPGLIFDGVVDLGIIGENVLEENELERKSLGEEANYKLLTKLDFGYCRLSLALPQEKKFDNLKDFENLRIATSYPQLLKRFMKENNIHYKNCMLTGSVEVAPRANLADAICDLVSSGATLQANNLKEVKIIYESRACLIQKQNTLSSEKQALVDKIMLRVAGVMQARESKYIMLHAPKEKLDKIQSLLPGVEKPTILPLAHDEKNVALHMVSKENLFWETMEALKEEGASSILVLPIEKMLK; translated from the coding sequence ATGCAAGAAAATTCTCGTTTGCGTATAGCTATACAAAAATCAGGCAGACTCTCTAAAGAATCCATAGAACTTTTAAACAAATGCGGAATTAAAATGCATATACATGAGCAAAGTCTCATAGCTTTTTCAACCAACCTACCCATAGATATTTTAAGAGTAAGAGATGATGATATACCTGGTCTTATCTTTGATGGAGTTGTAGATCTTGGCATTATAGGTGAAAATGTTTTAGAAGAAAACGAACTCGAAAGAAAGAGCTTGGGCGAAGAGGCAAATTACAAGCTTTTAACAAAGCTTGATTTTGGTTATTGTAGGCTTTCACTTGCCTTGCCTCAAGAGAAAAAATTTGATAATTTGAAAGATTTTGAAAATTTAAGAATCGCCACTTCTTATCCACAACTTTTAAAACGCTTTATGAAAGAAAACAACATTCATTATAAAAATTGTATGCTTACAGGTTCAGTTGAAGTAGCTCCAAGAGCAAATTTAGCTGATGCGATTTGTGATCTTGTTTCAAGCGGTGCAACACTACAAGCAAACAATCTTAAAGAAGTTAAAATTATTTACGAATCTCGTGCTTGCTTGATACAAAAACAAAATACTCTAAGTAGCGAAAAACAGGCTTTGGTTGATAAAATCATGCTTCGCGTTGCAGGGGTAATGCAAGCAAGAGAAAGTAAATACATCATGCTTCATGCTCCAAAAGAAAAACTTGACAAAATCCAATCCCTACTTCCAGGTGTAGAAAAGCCTACTATCTTACCTTTAGCACACGATGAAAAAAATGTAGCCTTGCATATGGTAAGCAAAGAAAATCTTTTTTGGGAGACTATGGAAGCTTTAAAAGAAGAAGGTGCGAGTTCGATTTTAGTTTTACCTATTGAAAAAATGTTAAAGTGA
- a CDS encoding LSU ribosomal protein L17p — protein MRHKHGYRKLGRTSSHRAALLKNLTIALVNSGKIETTLPKAKELRGYVERLITRARLGDFNAHRAVFAALQDKNATNKLVTEIAPKFKERNGGYTRIIKTRIRRGDAAEMAFIEFVA, from the coding sequence ATGAGACATAAACACGGATATAGAAAACTTGGCAGAACTTCATCTCATCGTGCTGCCTTGTTAAAAAATTTAACTATAGCTTTAGTTAATAGCGGTAAAATCGAAACAACTCTACCAAAAGCTAAAGAATTAAGAGGCTATGTAGAAAGATTGATCACTAGAGCAAGACTTGGAGATTTTAACGCTCACAGAGCAGTTTTTGCTGCTTTACAAGATAAAAATGCTACAAACAAACTTGTTACAGAAATAGCTCCAAAATTCAAAGAAAGAAATGGTGGCTATACAAGAATTATCAAAACAAGAATTCGCCGCGGTGACGCAGCTGAAATGGCTTTTATTGAATTTGTAGCTTAA
- a CDS encoding DNA-directed RNA polymerase alpha subunit — translation MRNITTSAYTPTEFTIENISDTVAKISAWPFEIGYGITLAHPLRRLLYTSTIGYAPTAIHIDGVAHEFDSMRGMLEDVALFIINLKKLRFKLKSDSNKEIVEFSFKGPKEIYGKDLNNDQVEVVNTDAYLATINEDAELKFTLIIEKGIGYVPSEEIKELINDPKFIALDAFFTPVREATYDIEKVLFEDNPDYEKVVLTVTTDGQITPNEAFQNALEAMYKQLSVFDKITNVRSIIKSQATSNELENTKLLQNITDLNLSARSYNCLEKAGIVYIGELALMSVNELAGLKNLGKKSLDEIKSIMESIGFPVGTSKLSDNKDLLKKKIDELKAQNEG, via the coding sequence ATGAGAAACATTACAACATCTGCTTATACGCCAACAGAATTCACTATAGAAAATATTAGTGACACTGTGGCTAAAATCAGTGCTTGGCCTTTTGAGATCGGCTATGGTATTACCCTAGCCCATCCTTTACGCCGTTTACTTTATACTAGCACTATAGGTTATGCTCCAACCGCTATCCATATCGATGGCGTGGCGCATGAATTCGATAGTATGCGTGGTATGCTTGAAGATGTAGCACTTTTTATCATCAATCTTAAAAAATTACGATTCAAACTTAAAAGTGATTCTAATAAAGAAATCGTTGAGTTTAGTTTCAAAGGCCCTAAAGAAATTTATGGTAAAGATCTAAACAACGATCAAGTTGAAGTCGTAAATACAGATGCATATTTAGCAACGATCAATGAAGATGCTGAACTTAAATTTACTCTTATCATAGAAAAAGGTATTGGTTATGTACCAAGTGAAGAAATCAAAGAACTTATCAATGATCCAAAATTTATAGCTCTTGATGCTTTTTTCACTCCTGTAAGAGAAGCGACTTATGATATCGAGAAAGTTTTATTTGAAGATAATCCTGACTATGAAAAAGTGGTTTTAACAGTTACTACTGATGGACAAATCACTCCAAATGAAGCTTTTCAAAATGCTTTAGAAGCTATGTATAAGCAATTATCGGTATTTGATAAAATTACAAATGTTAGAAGTATCATAAAAAGTCAAGCTACAAGCAATGAATTAGAAAATACTAAATTATTGCAAAATATTACTGATCTCAATTTAAGTGCAAGAAGTTACAATTGCCTTGAAAAAGCAGGAATTGTTTATATCGGAGAACTCGCTTTAATGAGCGTTAATGAACTTGCTGGACTTAAAAATTTAGGTAAAAAATCTTTAGATGAAATTAAAAGCATTATGGAAAGCATAGGCTTCCCTGTAGGTACTTCTAAGCTTAGTGATAATAAAGATTTGCTTAAGAAAAAAATCGATGAATTAAAAGCACAAAACGAAGGATAA
- a CDS encoding SSU ribosomal protein S4p (S9e) has protein sequence MARYRGPVEKLERRFGVSLALKGERRLAGKSALDKRPYAPGQHGARKGKISEYGLQLREKQKAKFMYGVSEKQFRRLFAEAARRDGNTGVLLIQLLEQRLDNVVYRMGFATTRRFARQLVTHGHILVNGKRVDIPSFRVEAGAKIEVIEKSKNNPQITRAIELTAQTGIVAWVDVEKDKRFGIFTRKPEREEVIIPVEERFIVELYSK, from the coding sequence ATGGCAAGATATAGAGGACCAGTAGAAAAATTAGAAAGACGCTTTGGTGTTAGCTTAGCATTAAAAGGAGAAAGAAGACTAGCCGGAAAAAGTGCATTAGATAAACGCCCTTATGCACCAGGACAACACGGAGCAAGAAAAGGTAAAATCAGCGAATACGGACTCCAATTAAGAGAAAAACAAAAAGCTAAATTTATGTATGGAGTAAGTGAAAAACAATTCAGAAGACTATTTGCGGAAGCTGCTAGAAGAGATGGCAATACAGGGGTTTTACTTATCCAACTTTTAGAGCAAAGACTTGACAATGTAGTTTATAGAATGGGCTTTGCTACAACTCGTCGTTTTGCAAGACAACTTGTAACTCATGGACACATTTTAGTAAATGGAAAAAGAGTAGATATCCCTAGCTTTAGAGTAGAAGCAGGAGCAAAAATCGAAGTAATAGAAAAAAGCAAAAATAATCCTCAAATCACAAGAGCGATCGAGCTTACTGCTCAAACAGGTATCGTTGCTTGGGTAGATGTGGAAAAAGATAAAAGATTTGGAATTTTCACTAGAAAACCTGAAAGAGAAGAAGTTATCATTCCAGTAGAGGAAAGATTCATCGTTGAGCTTTACTCTAAGTAA
- a CDS encoding SSU ribosomal protein S11p (S14e), producing the protein MAKRKIVKKKVVKKNIAKGIVYISATFNNTMVTVTDEMGNAIAWSSAGGLGFKGSKKSTPYAAQQAVEDALNKAKEHGIKEVGIKVQGPGSGRETAVKSVGAMEGIKVTFLKDITPLAHNGCRPPKRRRV; encoded by the coding sequence ATGGCAAAAAGAAAAATCGTAAAGAAAAAAGTAGTTAAAAAAAATATAGCAAAAGGTATTGTTTATATCAGTGCAACTTTTAACAATACCATGGTAACTGTTACAGATGAAATGGGAAATGCTATCGCTTGGAGTAGTGCAGGCGGTTTAGGATTTAAAGGTTCTAAAAAATCAACTCCTTATGCAGCACAACAAGCAGTAGAAGACGCTTTAAATAAAGCAAAAGAACACGGAATCAAAGAAGTAGGCATTAAAGTACAAGGACCAGGAAGCGGTAGAGAAACTGCTGTTAAAAGTGTAGGTGCTATGGAAGGAATCAAAGTAACTTTCTTAAAAGATATTACTCCATTAGCTCATAATGGTTGCAGACCGCCTAAGCGTCGTCGTGTCTAA
- a CDS encoding SSU ribosomal protein S13p (S18e) — protein MARIAGVDLPKKKRIEYGLTYIYGIGLFTSRKILDKTGISYDKRVHELSEDEAAAIRKEIQENYMVEGDLRKQVAMDIKALMDLGSFRGLRHRKGLPVRGQKTKTNARTRKGKRKTVGAKS, from the coding sequence ATGGCTCGTATCGCAGGTGTGGATTTACCAAAGAAAAAAAGAATTGAGTATGGACTTACCTATATTTATGGTATAGGACTTTTTACTTCAAGAAAAATCTTAGATAAAACAGGCATTTCTTATGATAAAAGAGTGCATGAACTAAGTGAAGATGAAGCAGCAGCTATCAGAAAAGAAATCCAAGAAAACTATATGGTTGAAGGGGATTTAAGAAAACAAGTTGCTATGGATATAAAAGCACTTATGGATTTAGGAAGCTTTAGAGGCTTAAGACACAGAAAAGGCTTACCAGTTCGCGGACAAAAAACAAAAACAAACGCAAGAACTAGAAAAGGTAAGAGAAAAACTGTTGGTGCAAAATCATAA
- a CDS encoding LSU ribosomal protein L36p, with protein sequence MKVRPSVKKMCDKCKVVRRKGVVRIICENPKHKQRQG encoded by the coding sequence ATGAAAGTGAGACCATCAGTTAAAAAGATGTGCGACAAGTGCAAAGTAGTTCGCCGTAAAGGCGTAGTTCGCATTATTTGCGAAAATCCAAAACATAAACAAAGACAAGGATAA
- a CDS encoding Translation initiation factor 1, producing MAKDDVIEIDGTVLEALPNANFKVELDNKHVILCHIAGKMRMHYIRIMPGDKVKVELTPYSLDKGRITFRYK from the coding sequence TTGGCAAAAGACGATGTGATTGAAATCGATGGCACAGTGCTTGAAGCATTACCTAATGCGAATTTTAAAGTCGAACTCGACAACAAGCATGTGATTTTATGTCATATAGCAGGAAAAATGCGTATGCACTATATAAGAATCATGCCGGGGGATAAAGTTAAAGTTGAACTTACACCTTATAGCCTTGATAAAGGGCGTATCACTTTTAGATATAAATAA
- a CDS encoding L-Proline/Glycine betaine transporter ProP: MKKSKLGTKEFKILGLSSLGGTLEFYDFIIFVFFAEYIAKVFFPKDMSEFWTLLNTYGAFAAGYLARPLGGIVMAHFGDKFGRKNMFMLSILLMVLPTFTLAFIPGYETLGFLAPFLLILIRIFQGIAIGGELPGAWVFVREHCKEDQKAFSLSCLNSAMALGILLGSMVFLLINAFFSTEEIAAYAWRIAFFVGGIFGIISIYLRRFLQETPIFKQMQKERSLSAFPLKDLFEEENIFKNMLASIFITWVLTGCVVVLILLMPKFMPSILGLSAIEGSYLQVLGILGITLGGVFMGYLVDKLGLFKICIFFSLVFAFFSCLYFYALYDLKNLVLTCILYTSVCFLGGINVFAPILMSEVFRAKIRFSGISFSYNIAYAIAGGVTPQLIFWLNTLATRGENPFLYGMSIYMYFFSFIGYLCCFSCKG, translated from the coding sequence ATGAAAAAATCAAAACTAGGCACAAAAGAATTTAAAATTTTAGGACTTTCGTCGCTAGGTGGAACTTTAGAATTTTATGATTTTATCATCTTTGTATTTTTTGCTGAATATATCGCAAAAGTATTTTTTCCTAAAGATATGAGTGAATTTTGGACTTTGTTAAATACTTATGGAGCTTTTGCTGCAGGTTATTTAGCGCGCCCTTTAGGTGGTATAGTGATGGCGCATTTTGGTGATAAATTTGGGCGTAAAAATATGTTTATGTTAAGTATTTTGCTCATGGTACTTCCTACTTTTACATTGGCTTTTATACCTGGTTATGAAACTCTTGGTTTCTTAGCGCCGTTTTTACTTATACTTATAAGAATTTTTCAAGGTATTGCTATAGGTGGAGAATTACCTGGTGCTTGGGTTTTTGTGAGGGAACATTGCAAAGAAGATCAAAAGGCTTTTTCTTTGAGTTGTTTAAATTCTGCTATGGCTTTGGGAATTTTACTAGGAAGTATGGTATTTTTACTGATTAATGCTTTTTTTAGCACCGAAGAAATCGCAGCTTATGCATGGCGTATCGCTTTTTTTGTGGGCGGAATTTTTGGGATTATTTCTATTTATTTGCGTAGATTTTTGCAAGAAACTCCTATTTTTAAACAAATGCAAAAAGAACGAAGCTTGAGTGCTTTTCCACTTAAAGATTTATTTGAAGAAGAAAATATTTTCAAAAATATGCTCGCATCTATCTTTATAACTTGGGTTTTAACAGGTTGTGTCGTAGTGCTTATCTTACTAATGCCTAAATTTATGCCAAGTATTTTGGGTTTGAGTGCGATTGAAGGAAGTTATTTACAGGTTTTAGGAATTTTAGGTATAACACTAGGTGGAGTGTTTATGGGCTATCTTGTGGATAAATTAGGTTTGTTTAAAATTTGCATTTTCTTTTCTTTGGTTTTTGCATTTTTTTCTTGCTTGTATTTTTATGCTTTGTATGATCTTAAAAATCTTGTCTTAACCTGTATTTTATATACAAGTGTTTGTTTTTTGGGTGGGATTAATGTCTTTGCTCCTATTTTAATGAGTGAAGTTTTTAGAGCTAAAATAAGATTTTCAGGAATTTCCTTTTCGTATAATATCGCTTATGCTATTGCAGGAGGAGTTACTCCTCAGCTTATTTTTTGGCTCAATACCCTTGCTACTAGAGGTGAAAATCCATTTTTATATGGAATGAGTATATATATGTATTTTTTTAGCTTCATTGGCTATTTGTGCTGTTTTTCTTGTAAAGGATAA
- a CDS encoding Putative ABC transporter: MPFILELLKQNKFKFISFLIFSFISSAVGVLTLVFINDYLLKNTQNIPILYFIALLIVFFLSSTIVELGLSVFGQNFIFKMQRRVVKQILDTPLLKVAKVGKARILASLGSDVRNISFGLLRLPDFLQSSILILCTSAYLCYLSPQIFTLCAIWIIVVFTINNFLMMKVYAYFRKARENDDALQNNYQNILDGHKELLINRYRAKLYYEDEFESNARSKKKNSTLGNLFNNLSSNFTNVALLALVGVEFYLALEFKWASVAEATTIALSILFLRTPLVSMIGSFPTLLLAKIALDKIAKLELDDYKEHFEKTNFIKDWRQISFKNTSFSYDDNFHLNPVNLDLKKGELIFLIGKNGSGKSTFCMLLTGLFKPSEGEIFVDDMKIDDDNLDIYRSLVSAVFSDFHLFTKTLAKEKFADEEKITSWLEFLELKGKTRVEDHELVLTKLSTGQKKRLAMLIALLEERDILVLDEWAADQDPVFRRFFYKKLLPLLKEQGKTIFAITHDDAYFDSADRIFLAEGGNISELKGENIKELAKNLVEKFD; encoded by the coding sequence ATGCCTTTTATTTTAGAATTGCTTAAACAAAATAAATTTAAATTCATCTCTTTTTTGATTTTTTCTTTTATTTCAAGTGCTGTAGGGGTTTTAACCCTAGTCTTTATCAATGATTATTTACTTAAAAATACACAAAATATTCCTATTTTATACTTTATCGCCTTGCTTATAGTATTTTTTCTTAGCTCTACCATAGTAGAGTTAGGATTAAGTGTTTTTGGTCAAAATTTCATTTTTAAGATGCAAAGACGTGTGGTAAAACAGATCCTAGATACTCCTTTATTAAAAGTTGCAAAAGTGGGTAAGGCAAGAATTCTAGCTTCTTTAGGAAGTGATGTGAGAAATATATCTTTTGGACTTTTAAGGTTGCCTGATTTCTTACAATCAAGCATATTGATACTTTGTACTAGTGCTTATTTGTGTTATCTTTCACCTCAAATTTTTACCCTTTGTGCGATTTGGATTATTGTGGTTTTTACTATTAATAATTTTTTGATGATGAAAGTTTATGCGTATTTTCGTAAAGCAAGAGAAAATGATGATGCCTTGCAAAATAATTATCAAAATATATTAGATGGTCATAAAGAGCTTTTAATCAATCGCTACCGTGCTAAGCTTTATTATGAGGATGAATTTGAAAGCAATGCAAGATCTAAAAAGAAAAATAGCACCCTAGGCAATCTTTTTAATAATCTTTCATCCAATTTTACTAATGTAGCACTTCTAGCTTTAGTAGGGGTGGAATTTTATTTGGCCTTAGAATTTAAGTGGGCGAGTGTAGCTGAAGCGACAACGATAGCGTTGTCAATTTTATTTTTAAGAACCCCTTTGGTTTCGATGATAGGATCTTTTCCTACTTTGCTTTTGGCAAAAATCGCTCTAGATAAGATAGCAAAACTAGAGCTTGATGATTATAAAGAGCATTTTGAAAAAACCAATTTTATCAAGGATTGGCGTCAAATTTCTTTTAAAAATACGAGTTTTTCTTATGATGATAATTTTCATCTAAATCCTGTAAATTTGGATCTTAAAAAGGGAGAATTGATATTTTTAATAGGAAAAAACGGAAGCGGAAAATCTACTTTTTGTATGCTTTTAACAGGTCTTTTTAAGCCAAGTGAGGGTGAAATTTTTGTAGATGATATGAAAATTGATGATGATAATTTAGATATTTATAGGTCTTTAGTATCGGCTGTATTTAGTGATTTTCATCTCTTTACTAAGACTTTAGCTAAAGAGAAATTTGCAGATGAAGAAAAAATCACTTCTTGGCTTGAATTTTTAGAGCTTAAGGGTAAAACTAGAGTAGAAGATCACGAGCTTGTATTAACCAAGCTTTCTACAGGACAAAAAAAGCGTTTGGCAATGCTCATAGCCTTGCTTGAAGAAAGAGATATTTTAGTGCTTGATGAATGGGCGGCAGATCAAGATCCAGTTTTTAGAAGATTTTTTTACAAAAAACTTTTACCTTTGCTAAAAGAACAGGGTAAGACGATTTTTGCAATCACTCACGATGATGCGTATTTTGATAGTGCAGATAGAATCTTTTTGGCCGAGGGAGGAAATATCAGCGAGTTAAAGGGTGAAAATATTAAAGAATTGGCTAAAAATTTAGTAGAGAAATTTGATTAA
- a CDS encoding Putative bacterial haemoglobin, protein MTKEQIQIIKDCVPILQKNGEDLTKEFYKIMFNDYPEVKPMFNMEKQASGEQPKALAMAILTAAKNIENLENMRSFVDKVAITHVNLGVKEEHYPIVGACLLKAIKNLLNPDEATLKAWEIAYGKIAEFYIDIEKKLYEK, encoded by the coding sequence ATGACAAAAGAACAAATTCAAATTATCAAAGATTGTGTGCCTATTTTACAAAAAAATGGAGAAGATTTAACAAAAGAATTTTATAAAATAATGTTTAATGACTATCCTGAAGTAAAACCTATGTTTAATATGGAAAAACAAGCATCTGGAGAACAACCAAAAGCCTTAGCTATGGCAATTTTAACAGCAGCTAAAAATATAGAAAATTTAGAAAACATGAGATCATTTGTAGATAAAGTTGCCATAACTCATGTAAATTTAGGAGTAAAAGAAGAGCATTATCCTATAGTAGGAGCTTGCCTTTTAAAAGCAATCAAAAATCTTTTAAACCCTGATGAAGCAACACTTAAAGCTTGGGAAATTGCTTATGGAAAAATCGCTGAATTTTATATAGATATAGAAAAAAAGCTTTACGAAAAATAA
- a CDS encoding Anaerobic dimethyl sulfoxide reductase chain D, with translation MQKLAINIFINFLQNPPDHFLLEKLKKENFWQKWFLKNDSPLQQKALDLLINSNEDDKTIGCDFTNLFLSSIDFVKAPPFASFYLDKSKEIYSCNSDKVKSIFHQNDFLTYLHDEPADSAINELLFIQYLITAKNNEILKEFLNKEFLPWFNIWSLDIINKAETDFYKALAMLMQDFFNHLNTEF, from the coding sequence ATGCAAAAATTAGCAATAAATATTTTTATCAATTTTTTGCAAAATCCCCCTGATCATTTTTTGCTAGAAAAACTTAAAAAAGAAAATTTCTGGCAAAAATGGTTTTTAAAAAACGACAGTCCTTTACAACAAAAGGCTTTAGATCTTTTAATCAATTCAAATGAAGATGATAAAACAATAGGATGTGATTTTACAAATTTATTTTTAAGCAGTATAGATTTTGTAAAAGCGCCTCCTTTTGCTTCTTTTTATTTGGATAAAAGTAAGGAAATTTATTCGTGTAATTCCGATAAAGTAAAAAGCATTTTTCATCAAAATGATTTTTTAACTTATCTGCATGATGAACCTGCAGATAGTGCTATCAATGAACTTTTATTTATACAGTATTTAATCACAGCTAAAAATAATGAGATTTTAAAAGAATTTCTAAATAAAGAATTTTTACCTTGGTTTAATATATGGAGTTTAGATATTATTAACAAAGCTGAAACAGACTTTTACAAAGCATTGGCAATGTTAATGCAAGATTTTTTTAATCATCTCAATACAGAATTTTAA